The sequence taatttgcaaaaggaaaagaaaaagaaagttagcGGGACCGATAATGTGGTTGATGATGTGGCTTAACAagagcgtagcaacaataaatgctacacttcaacttttaaatatatatagaatatagatatgtgtgtgtttgttccACAAAGACCTTCACATTCAACGAGCAACCAATTCAGTGATTGTTAGATCATCAACCGAACAAATTTCTTGCTGTAAAGCCTGTAATTTGTAGTCTTTTTCGTCGCCTTCATCTCTTTTCGTTGAGAAAGCAGGCTTTTTGGGATTTGTCACAACTAGAGTTTCATTTTTTAGCATTGAGGAAACTTCCAACATTGATGGCCTATTAATTGCGTTTTCCTGAACGCATAAAAGAGCTATTTGCATGCATCGAATTAGTTTACATGATGTAGTTGTATCATCTAGAGTTGGATCCATAAATTCCATGCCTTTGCCTTCTTTCCATAGCTCATATGCCTGAAATATAGAATATTGACCATCATTTTGAAATGCGGAAATATATAATACACAACaaatgaaaacaaattcaaGATTGGTTCTAGCAATGTTTGTTAAAGTAACTTACATACTCTAGGAGGTTTACATACTCATCCAAGCCATGATAAAAAGCAGTCCTcttaccacttatgatttgtagAAGTAGAACTCCAAAGCTATAAACATCAGATTTAGTGGAGTATACACCTTTTCGGGCGTATTCAGGAGGAATATAACCACTACATTGTTGAATTATCAAACAACATTGTTAATTACTTAATAAGAAATCATGGGCTATAAAGCTTTATTAAGTAGAGGTACTTACTATGTTCCAACAATCCGATCTGTGTTTGCTTCATGTTCATCTTTCTTGAAAATTCTAGCCATGCCAAAGTCTGAGATCTTTGGCTTCATCTCTTCATCCAATAAAATGTTACTGGATTTTAAGTCTCGGTGAATTATTATCATTCTTGAGTATTCTTGGAGATATAGAAGCCCTTGAGTTATTCCATCAATAATGTCAATACGTTTTTTCCAATCCAATAGGTCTCGTTTGATAAGGTCTATGACAAATTCCATATTATAACAATCAGTTATATAATCATATTTGGCCTAATAGAGCACTCGGATGTGAAAAATTGCATTAAACATATCTCAAATATTGTAATTGGAAACAGGAAAGATATCAAACCAAAGAGGTAGTAGTCCAAGCTTTTATTTGGCATGTACTCGTAGATTAGCATTTGTTCATCACTTTCAATGCAAAATCCCAAAACTCGCACAAGATTTACATGTTGTAGTTTCGCGGTAAGCATAACCTCAGTCTTAAACTCCTCAAATCCTTGCGCAgatgtttttgaaagttttttcaCTGCTATTTCCTTTCCATTTGGTAACACACCCTGATGAAATATACACACACTTATGATTGGTATTATTCACCCAAAAAGATACTCCAAGTCATTTTCTACCCATGCTGATAAGAGTATTGCTAggacacaacatttttcataactcCAAACATGACTTATAAAGTCTATAAATGCTTTTATTATACAcaaatcacaacaaatcatattaacaattgtgaaaaatgttgtgtccCGAATCCTATTTGGCAATAAAATATGACATTGGAATTGTTTTATAAATAGATTCATGTTTCTGCTAATTGCTTGAGTGTAAAAGATGTAGTAACAACAGTTTACCTTGTAAACGGGGCCATAACCTCCCTCTCCGagtttattttcaaatgaaaatttatttgtagCTGCCTCAATGTCAGCTAAACTAAATACTTGCAGATTAGGAACAGTGCTATTTGAATCTCCAGCAGCTGCTATGTTCTTAGCTTTGGACTCTAATTTTTTAGCTATAACCACAATTccaatattgaaaaaataagaataaaaagaagagcaaagcctAAAAATATTAATTCCTAAATCATGGGAATAGTAAAGTAATCCTTCTAACCATAGATGTGAATTGTAACACAtgtagttgaaaaaaaaaaagttaccttTGGATCTGAGCTTTCTCATCCGTAAGTAACACACTAAAAGGCATAGTAGGAGAGCAACGGTAGCGGTTGTAGTCAAAATGATCACTAATAATCGCCACTTGGGTCGTCCATTATTTTCTTCCTCTTGAGCTGACAATGCAATTCATTAACGTAACGAGAGATGAATATGTCATAGAAGATCTTGAAACAATGTCAttcaaattttgtcatttttgaaaacttgaacaATGTGTTTGGAAATGCTGgaggagagaggaagagaagagaaatgtaGTCATTTCCTTTTGGTCCACATATTTACAATCTGCCCAAATTGGGCAGATTTGAAGGGAGggaatggatttttaaaaatggGGCCCACAacataacataatataatatgaAGTTATATATTTGTCCATAAGTGCACTTGCACCAGTaggtgtaaaatagaaaaagtgcataattttacatatttttgctcaaaatttACTCACATTAATCTGTCTACATTACTATACATATCCAATATTGCTACAGTAACTATGCAAATATACACGGTTAAGCTTTCTAAATgattattttactttattttctcTCTGTTCCCCTACCCctttctcctttactttctctCCAATCTAGCAACACCTTACCCTCTTCCTCCTCTACCTTCTCTTGAATCCAACAACATGCTATGCAAATCtatacaaattatcaaactCATTCTAAATCTAGATCCaaattcatcaaacccatatacaaattcatataaataatcaaacccaaattgcaaaagaagaaggaggagaagaagaagatgccgAAGAAGAAGTAGCAACAACAAATTTGCCCAAAATCACTACTTTCTCCGCCCAAAATCTTTGCTTTCTTTGCCCAAAATTACTGCCCATAATCAAACCCAAattgcaaaagaagaagaagaagaagaagaagaagaaagaagaaggagaacGAGAGTGAGAAGaaagagtctaagtctaagtgttcagagaaaaaaaaagagtattagGTGGGGGTAGgtgtgaaataataaaaaaagtgaggaaaaatattatttaaataaaagattgtgtataatagataaattgaTGTGGATGTTTTTGTAAAGTacttgtgtaaaatagaaaaaaaaaaggggtgcttatg is a genomic window of Quercus lobata isolate SW786 chromosome 2, ValleyOak3.0 Primary Assembly, whole genome shotgun sequence containing:
- the LOC115957369 gene encoding cysteine-rich receptor-like protein kinase 4; translation: MHLIFAPENQVPSYMMSKIVILLFHILLFSELMPSEAQTWFKSGYWYSRTGSPISDINSALFTHLICAFADVNSSSYELSVSSSDKQYFFTFTDTVRQKNPSVTTLLSIGGAGANHTTLSNMVSKASYRKSFIDSSIKIARLYGFQGLDFGWDSANTSSDMTNMGLLFQDWRAAVNSEAKNSSQKDLILTAAVHFSPDLNSVSFPVDSIRSNLNWVHVNAYDYHAPGWSNYTGASAALYDPSSNASTDYGIGAWIGRGLSASKLVLGLPFYGYAWRLKNPNDNGIGAPATVPAAIAIKGGGAIRYYRIKSYVQSYGAAIMYNATYVVNYCTVGSTWIGFDDVEAIRMKVSYAREKKLLGYVVWQIPYDDNWALSLAAQEEENNGRPKWRLLVIILTTTATVALLLCLLVCYLRMRKLRSKAKKLESKAKNIAAAGDSNSTVPNLQVFSLADIEAATNKFSFENKLGEGGYGPVYKGVLPNGKEIAVKKLSKTSAQGFEEFKTEVMLTAKLQHVNLVRVLGFCIESDEQMLIYEYMPNKSLDYYLFDLIKRDLLDWKKRIDIIDGITQGLLYLQEYSRMIIIHRDLKSSNILLDEEMKPKISDFGMARIFKKDEHEANTDRIVGTYGYIPPEYARKGVYSTKSDVYSFGVLLLQIISGKRTAFYHGLDEYVNLLEYAYELWKEGKGMEFMDPTLDDTTTSCKLIRCMQIALLCVQENAINRPSMLEVSSMLKNETLVVTNPKKPAFSTKRDEGDEKDYKLQALQQEICSVDDLTITELVAR